The sequence GTAGAGGCGTTTTGACCATGGTCAGCATGAAGCATAAAGATCGTATCAAGCGCACTCACTTCAATGGGTGAAATCTCCTCTTTAAGCTTTCCATGAGGATAGGCTCTAAGCATATAAAGGAAGTTTTCCACATAGCCGCGGTCTGCATCAGGATAGACAAAAGGTGATCCCACAGAGCTTCGATAGGCAAAGGCTGCTAGCGTGGGGGTTTTGGCGATGATTCTTCGTGCCATCGTCTGATACTCTGCCTCATACTCCATGTCGATATGATCGTAGTAGAAAGTCGAGAGCGCGGAAACGGATGAGGAGAGATTCGCCATCGGATGAGCGCCATCAGGAAAAGCATCGATAATCTTTCGGAGCCCCTCGTGGATGTAGGAGCGGCGCACTAGCTCACGCTCAAATTGATCCGATTCCTCTTTGGTGGGAAAGATATAGCCATTTCCAATGAGCAGTTTAATGACATCAACAAACTTATACTTCTCCACCAGCTCTTCGATAGGGTGTCCATAGTAGACCAGCTCACCCTTTTTTCCATCCACAAAACTGATCTCTGATTTACAGTTGGCGGTCGAACCATAGCCAGGGTCAAAGGTGAACATTCCTGTTGTCTCATAAAACTTCGAAAAATCGACCAACTGCGGACCTCGCGTGGGGTTGAGAATTTCAAATTCAAATTTTTCGCCCGTTTCGTTATTCGTGAAAGTGACTGTGCCCATGCAAGATTCTCCTCGGTAAAAAGTCAATTCAATTCGATACCAAACTGAACCCTCTATGAGTTTAAGTATATTTAAACTTTTTCAAGAATTTGCTGAATGGCGCGAGCGTAAGAAAAAAATATTGGAGTTCTTGATACACTTTGAGGCAAAAGTTTCAAACCACAAGGAGCGCGCATGGCTAATTTTGAAGGCTACAATCCCCGATTTCTCCCCTTGCCCACCGAAGGCGAGGCAATCACCCTCACCCCTGAGGGAATCCTCCAGGTCCCTGATCACCCCATTATCCCCTACATTGAGGGCGATGGCATTGGCATGGATATCACGCCAGCGATGAAAAGTGTTGTGGACGCTGCGGTGAACAAGGCCTATGGAGGCAAAAGAAAAATCGCATGGTATGAGGTCTACACGGGCGAGAAGTGCTATGAAAAGTTTAAAAATGAAAAGAGCCTCTCTCCGATGGATCAGTGGCTCCTCCCTGATACGATTGATGCAATCAACTACTTCAAGGTCTCCATCAAAGGCCCTCTAACCACGCCCGTGGGCGAAGGATTTCGCAGCCTGAATGTTGCCTTGCGCCAGATGATGGATCTCTATGTCTGCCTCCGCCCTGTGCGCTGGTATGGCAGCCCCAGCCCTGTCAAAGAGCCTCACAAGGTCGATATGGTGATCTATCGCGAAAATAGTGAGGATATCTACGCGGGAATCGAGTTTGCCGCCGAGAGCAAAGAGGCCAACAAAGTGATCCAATTCCTCCAAAACGAAATGGAGGTGAAAAAGATTCGATTCCCCAAAACAAGCGCCATCGGAATCAAGCCCGTGAGCAAAGAGGGGAGTGAGCGTCTCATCAGAAAAGCCATCCAATACGCTATCGACAACGACCGCGCCTCCCTCACCTTTGTTCACAAAGGCAACATCATGAAATTCACCGAGGGCGGATTCATGAAGTGGGGTTATGAGCTGCTCAAACGAGAATTTGGCGCGACCGAGATCGATGGAGGTCCTTGGTGCTCCATGAAAAACCCAAAAACAGGCAAAGAGATCATCATCAAAGACGTCATTGCTGATGCCTTCTTGCAGCAGATTCTCTTGCGCCCTGCTGAATATGATGTCATTGCCACCATGAATCTCAATGGCGACTATATCTCTGACGCGCTCGCTGCGATGGTTGGAGGAATCGGGATCGCTCCTGGTGCCAACCTCAATGATAGCGTGGCGATGTTTGAGGCGACTCATGGAACCGCGCCCAAATACGCTGGACTTGACAAGGTCAACCCCGGCTCTCTTATCCTAAGTGCAGAGATGATGCTGCGCCACATGGGCTGGATCGAGGCGGCCGACCTCGTCGTCTCCTCCATGAAAAAGGCGATCGAATCCAAAAATGTCACTTACGACTTTGCCCGCTTGATGGAGGGCGCCAAAGAGGTGAAATGCTCCGAATTTGCCCAAGTCATGATTGAGCGAATGTAACCTCAGGGCTTGGAGCTTTTAGCTCCAAGCTCCTCACCTAAGCGCTTGAGTTTCTCGTAACTCTTTCTTGATTCCTCCACTGCCTCCATGAATTTAAATCCCAAGAGAATCGTTTTATAGAGGTTAGGCTTCTCCTTACGCCAATTA comes from Wolinella succinogenes DSM 1740 and encodes:
- a CDS encoding citrate synthase, with product MGTVTFTNNETGEKFEFEILNPTRGPQLVDFSKFYETTGMFTFDPGYGSTANCKSEISFVDGKKGELVYYGHPIEELVEKYKFVDVIKLLIGNGYIFPTKEESDQFERELVRRSYIHEGLRKIIDAFPDGAHPMANLSSSVSALSTFYYDHIDMEYEAEYQTMARRIIAKTPTLAAFAYRSSVGSPFVYPDADRGYVENFLYMLRAYPHGKLKEEISPIEVSALDTIFMLHADHGQNASTATVRNVASTGVHPYAALSAGLSALWGKAHGGANESVMDQLEMIGDVKNVDRYIAKAKDKNDSFRLMGFGHRVYKSYDPRARILRKLKDDLDQKGVKMNQRLVEIAEKIEEVATQDEYFLSRSLYPNVDFYSGIILTALKIPKSMFTPIFAIGRMPGWCGQVLELLQEPNVKITRPRQMYVGK
- the icd gene encoding NADP-dependent isocitrate dehydrogenase, which codes for MANFEGYNPRFLPLPTEGEAITLTPEGILQVPDHPIIPYIEGDGIGMDITPAMKSVVDAAVNKAYGGKRKIAWYEVYTGEKCYEKFKNEKSLSPMDQWLLPDTIDAINYFKVSIKGPLTTPVGEGFRSLNVALRQMMDLYVCLRPVRWYGSPSPVKEPHKVDMVIYRENSEDIYAGIEFAAESKEANKVIQFLQNEMEVKKIRFPKTSAIGIKPVSKEGSERLIRKAIQYAIDNDRASLTFVHKGNIMKFTEGGFMKWGYELLKREFGATEIDGGPWCSMKNPKTGKEIIIKDVIADAFLQQILLRPAEYDVIATMNLNGDYISDALAAMVGGIGIAPGANLNDSVAMFEATHGTAPKYAGLDKVNPGSLILSAEMMLRHMGWIEAADLVVSSMKKAIESKNVTYDFARLMEGAKEVKCSEFAQVMIERM